A part of Crassostrea angulata isolate pt1a10 chromosome 5, ASM2561291v2, whole genome shotgun sequence genomic DNA contains:
- the LOC128184306 gene encoding uncharacterized protein LOC128184306 — protein MIGAAIFLSALCLASAADTPCKDISSDACRLLVAASPNFCTTASAQVECPSFCGLCTRTCYQCHGVNDPTTCTTSVNCGVGKQCIVSETIGDDFIYHYNLGCVDKSYCTSGTDLPHSPPAVGRRAVYKRNLQFGCCDTDLCNNKMPSELTPTTCPSGTHEFKDGQVHVCYYLLKQERNADDGAKACADTFHGGKLAYIPSRAADEFIKSSLGSEFAGDHSGTFIGVFDKEHELSFVDTDGSPQVFFDWRHGQPNDPNVNDPIREPAQDCVRMFPIDREHFTWQDKPCEQLAWTLCSINIHK, from the exons ATGATTGGAGCGGCCATCTTTTTATCAG CACTTTGTTTAGCATCGGCTGCCGACACTCCCTGTAAGGACATCAGCTCTGACGCCTGTCGCCTGCTTGTCGCGGCCTCTCCCAACTTCTGCACCACTGCATCAGCACAAGTGGAATGCCCATCTTTCTGTGGACTTTGCA CAAGAACGTGTTACCAATGCCATGGTGTTAACGATCCTACAACTTGCACTACTTCCGTTAACTGTGGAGTCGGTaaa CAATGCATAGTATCGGAGACAATCGGAGATGACTTCATTTACCATTACAATTTGGGATGTGTTGATAAATCG TATTGTACCTCTGGGACCGATCTGCCCCATTCCCCGCCCGCGGTGGGAAGAAGAGCCGTGTACAAACGTAACCTACAGTTTGGCTGCTGTGACACGGATCTCTGTAACAACAAAATGCCGTCCGAATTGACAC CAACAACCTGTCCTTCTGGAACTCATGAATTCAAGGATGGACAGGTGCACGTGTGCTATTATCTGCTGAAACAAGAGCGCAATGCCGACGACGGCGCCAAAGCATGCGCTGACACATTCCATGGAGGAAAACTGGCATACATTCCGTCAAGAGCTGCTGACGAATTTATAAAATCATCCCTCGGGTCTGAGTTTGC AGGTGACCACTCAGGAACATTCATTGGTGTCTTTGATAAAGAGCACGAGTTGTCTTTCGTGGATACGGATGGATCCCCTCAGGTATTTTTTGACTGGCGCCACGGCCAGCCCAATGATCCAAATGTTAATGACCCGATTCGAGAACCCGCACAGGACTGCGTGCGTATGTTCCCTATCGACAGAGAACATTTTACCTGGCAGGACAAACCATGCGAACAACTTGCTTGGACTCTATGTTCCATTAACAttcacaaataa